One genomic region from Knoellia sp. p5-6-4 encodes:
- a CDS encoding glutamate decarboxylase, which yields MTTDPDINAAAALFGNSFATREVPSHEFPEAGMTAVDAMRLVAEDLALEGDPARNLATFVTTWMEPEAQRIIAANQHRNFIDHAEYPRTAEIEQRCIRMLADLFHAPGETTGARTQGSSEAIMLGALSLKWSWRKRREAAGESATSPNLVFGGDVHVVWEKFCRYFDVEPRIVPLQPGKYTIGPEDVRPHLDENTIGVAAVLGTTFTGHKDDIVGINNLLLRIKQERGLDIPLHVDGASGGFVWPFLYPDSAWDFRLEQVRSINVSGHKFGLVYPGIGWLVFREKSDLAPDLVFEENYLGKTDATFTLNFSTGSAMVLAQYYNLVRYGRAGYTYIMRNMQANAHLLADKLAAMGRFELIGRDEEQLPLVAFQLSGDHGYDEFDIAWQLSAERGWMVPAYTLPPNAQDVTIMRALVKQTLSHEHVDTLARDIEEACATLARKGGAHESERRKVVTGPGH from the coding sequence ATGACCACCGATCCGGACATCAACGCCGCTGCCGCCCTGTTCGGCAACAGCTTCGCCACCCGGGAGGTGCCGAGCCACGAGTTCCCCGAGGCGGGCATGACCGCGGTCGACGCCATGCGGCTGGTCGCCGAGGACCTCGCCCTGGAAGGCGACCCGGCGCGCAACCTCGCCACGTTCGTGACGACGTGGATGGAGCCGGAAGCGCAGCGGATCATCGCCGCCAACCAGCACCGCAACTTCATCGACCACGCCGAGTACCCGCGCACGGCCGAGATCGAGCAACGCTGCATACGGATGCTGGCCGACCTCTTCCACGCCCCCGGCGAGACCACCGGAGCACGCACCCAGGGTTCGTCCGAGGCGATCATGCTTGGGGCGCTTTCGCTGAAGTGGAGCTGGCGCAAGCGGCGCGAGGCCGCCGGCGAGTCCGCCACGAGCCCCAACCTCGTGTTCGGCGGGGACGTGCACGTCGTGTGGGAGAAGTTCTGCCGCTACTTCGACGTGGAGCCCCGCATCGTCCCGCTCCAGCCGGGCAAGTACACCATCGGCCCCGAGGACGTCAGGCCACACCTCGACGAGAACACCATCGGGGTCGCGGCCGTCCTCGGAACCACCTTCACCGGGCACAAGGACGACATCGTCGGGATCAACAACCTGCTGCTGCGGATCAAGCAGGAGCGTGGCCTCGACATCCCCCTGCACGTCGACGGGGCGAGCGGTGGCTTCGTCTGGCCGTTCCTCTACCCCGACTCCGCCTGGGACTTCCGCCTCGAGCAGGTGCGCTCCATCAACGTCTCAGGGCACAAGTTCGGCCTCGTCTACCCCGGCATCGGCTGGCTTGTCTTCCGGGAGAAGTCCGACCTCGCCCCCGACCTGGTCTTCGAGGAGAACTACCTGGGCAAGACCGACGCCACCTTCACCCTGAACTTCTCCACCGGTTCCGCGATGGTGCTCGCGCAGTACTACAACCTCGTCCGCTACGGGCGCGCCGGCTACACCTACATCATGCGCAACATGCAGGCGAACGCCCACCTGCTGGCCGACAAGCTGGCCGCCATGGGTCGGTTCGAGCTGATCGGCCGAGACGAGGAACAGCTCCCGCTCGTGGCGTTCCAGCTCTCCGGCGACCACGGCTACGACGAGTTCGACATCGCCTGGCAGCTGTCCGCCGAGCGCGGCTGGATGGTCCCGGCCTACACCCTTCCCCCCAACGCGCAGGACGTGACGATCATGCGGGCCCTGGTCAAGCAGACCCTCAGCCACGAGCACGTCGACACCCTCGCCCGCGACATCGAGGAGGCCTGCGCAACTCTCGCGCGCAAAGGCGGAGCCCACGAGTCCGAGCGCAGGAAGGTCGTCACCGGCCCAGGGCACTGA
- a CDS encoding ATP-binding cassette domain-containing protein: MTATTDPSPAGASTGLARNTLRVRGLTKTYGHGSTQVAAVRDVGLDVAAGEVLLVMGPSGSGKTTLLLMLGALLRPTAGSITVTKRDGTTVDVAAEPEKALPALRALTFGFIFQDYALLDALTATENIAVATNLAGTTGAAATDRARALLERVGLAHRAGARPLQLSGGEQQRVAVARALANDPPVLLADEPTANLDASRGRDLARLLRQLADDDQRCVVIVSHDDRLRVVADRVLWLEDGRFKAITTLPLDPVCRMPVEPTGPHLDWADRTWWFCSSGCRTEFAEDPARFVTAPPDDPAAEQAQR, encoded by the coding sequence ATGACCGCCACCACCGACCCCAGCCCAGCTGGAGCGAGCACCGGTCTCGCGCGCAACACCTTGCGGGTGCGCGGCCTGACCAAGACGTACGGGCACGGTTCCACCCAGGTCGCGGCCGTTCGAGACGTCGGCCTGGACGTGGCTGCCGGCGAGGTCCTCCTCGTCATGGGACCCAGCGGGTCGGGAAAGACCACATTGCTGCTCATGCTGGGGGCGCTGCTGCGGCCCACGGCCGGCTCGATCACGGTGACCAAGCGCGACGGCACGACCGTCGACGTGGCCGCCGAGCCCGAGAAGGCGCTGCCCGCCCTGCGGGCGCTCACGTTCGGGTTCATCTTCCAGGACTACGCGCTCCTCGACGCGCTCACCGCCACCGAGAACATCGCCGTCGCCACCAACCTGGCCGGCACCACCGGAGCGGCTGCCACCGACCGCGCCCGCGCCCTGCTCGAGCGTGTCGGCCTCGCCCACCGGGCAGGGGCCCGGCCACTTCAGCTGTCCGGTGGCGAGCAGCAGCGCGTCGCCGTCGCCCGTGCCCTGGCCAACGACCCGCCCGTGCTGCTCGCCGACGAGCCCACCGCCAACCTCGACGCCTCCCGCGGCCGCGACCTCGCGCGGCTGCTGCGCCAGCTCGCCGACGACGACCAGCGCTGCGTCGTCATCGTCAGCCACGACGACCGCCTGCGAGTGGTCGCCGACCGCGTCCTGTGGCTGGAGGACGGACGGTTCAAGGCCATCACCACCCTGCCCCTCGACCCGGTGTGCCGGATGCCGGTCGAACCCACCGGTCCGCACCTGGACTGGGCCGACCGCACCTGGTGGTTCTGCTCCTCGGGCTGCCGGACCGAGTTCGCCGAGGACCCCGCGCGGTTCGTCACGGCACCACCCGACGACCCCGCAGCCGAGCAAGCGCAGCGATGA
- a CDS encoding ABC transporter permease, with product MGAATLDPLRLGTVPVGRRFLFAERRRAALTVLGVAASLLLVLLLGGIFAGAIERVTFYIRTSPASVFVSQAGVKTMHMSASTLPADTADRLRSVPGVAWVSSIGLASGSVAGPRGRQLTYLIGYDPTSGRGGPAVLTAGRTPRSGEAVLDEQAADTLGVGLGDTVTVLGSRLRVAGLSTGGSSITNTTVFTTAEDFAGVRGSAPTSYVLLGAERGLEPDVLAARVRAALPDDTVQTREQFAASEARIVTDMSANLLRLMSTIGLLIALAVIALGLMTATLSRLRDFAVLKALGASTLRLAGAVAVQVLWTVALAAVAAVVLGRLLAWALPLVAPAIQIRITAAAAVQLAASALVVGLLAALWPLRRIATLDAATAFRESR from the coding sequence ATGGGCGCCGCGACCCTCGACCCGCTCCGCCTCGGGACCGTCCCGGTGGGGCGCCGGTTCCTGTTCGCCGAGCGGCGCCGGGCCGCGCTGACGGTGCTCGGGGTTGCCGCATCTCTGCTGCTCGTCCTGCTGCTGGGTGGGATCTTCGCCGGCGCCATCGAGCGGGTCACCTTCTACATCCGCACCTCTCCGGCCTCGGTGTTCGTCTCGCAGGCCGGGGTGAAGACGATGCACATGAGCGCCTCCACCCTGCCGGCCGACACCGCTGACCGGCTCCGGTCGGTCCCCGGCGTCGCGTGGGTGTCCTCGATCGGGCTCGCCTCCGGCTCGGTCGCCGGGCCTCGTGGCCGACAGTTGACGTACCTGATCGGCTACGACCCCACGAGCGGTCGCGGTGGACCCGCCGTCCTCACGGCCGGCCGGACGCCCCGGAGCGGCGAGGCCGTGCTGGACGAGCAGGCCGCGGACACGCTCGGCGTCGGCCTCGGCGACACGGTCACCGTGCTCGGCTCGCGGCTTCGGGTGGCGGGGCTCAGCACCGGCGGCTCCAGCATCACCAACACCACGGTGTTCACCACGGCCGAAGACTTCGCCGGCGTCCGCGGCAGTGCCCCGACCTCCTACGTCTTGCTCGGTGCGGAGCGTGGGCTCGAGCCGGACGTGCTGGCCGCCCGGGTCCGGGCCGCGCTGCCGGACGACACGGTCCAGACCAGGGAGCAGTTCGCCGCCTCGGAAGCGCGCATCGTGACCGACATGAGCGCCAACCTCCTCCGGTTGATGTCGACCATCGGACTGCTCATCGCGCTCGCGGTCATCGCGCTCGGCCTGATGACCGCCACCCTCAGCCGACTGCGCGACTTCGCGGTCCTCAAAGCCCTCGGGGCCAGCACCCTGCGGCTCGCCGGCGCGGTTGCCGTGCAAGTGCTGTGGACCGTCGCTCTCGCCGCCGTGGCCGCGGTCGTCCTCGGCCGCCTCCTCGCCTGGGCCCTTCCCCTCGTAGCGCCTGCCATCCAGATCCGCATCACCGCCGCCGCTGCCGTCCAGCTCGCTGCCAGCGCCCTCGTGGTCGGGCTCCTCGCCGCCCTGTGGCCGCTGCGCCGCATCGCCACGCTCGACGCCGCCACCGCCTTCCGGGAGTCCCGATGA
- a CDS encoding ABC transporter permease, which yields MPLTRRLLAARPVRTAAGAVGVGLALMLMLLLSGLWEGVQQRVTVYEDHLGADLVVVPPGTESLFADPGGLPADALATVRGIPGVAAADPIRTLYLILELPHGKAAVAAAASNPGRPGGPWALAAGHPPGADDEVALDAVFAAEHGLAIGDQLPVLGHTMRVVALTDDTTMFMTPLLFTTTDAMTGMLRASGTTGSVLVSLSPHADPVAITGQLTRSGLTVRTPAQLHEAALTLATRIYGAPVRLMVAVAFVAGTLIVALVAHTRVTEQQRDLGILKAMGASPGRLRRIAVGETAALTGLGALAALLLMAVARQVISWWWPAFPVAVTIPTVVATAAAAVVMALLAAWLPARRLARLDPATAFRSR from the coding sequence GTGCCTCTGACGAGGCGGCTGCTGGCCGCCCGTCCGGTGCGCACAGCCGCAGGCGCCGTCGGTGTGGGACTGGCCCTGATGCTCATGCTCCTGCTCAGCGGGCTCTGGGAAGGGGTCCAGCAACGGGTCACCGTCTACGAGGATCACCTGGGCGCCGACCTCGTCGTGGTCCCGCCCGGCACCGAGAGCTTGTTCGCCGACCCGGGTGGCCTGCCGGCCGACGCGCTGGCCACGGTCCGCGGCATACCCGGGGTGGCCGCCGCCGACCCCATCCGCACGCTGTACCTGATCCTCGAGCTGCCCCATGGCAAGGCCGCGGTGGCCGCTGCCGCCAGCAACCCCGGCCGTCCTGGCGGCCCCTGGGCACTGGCCGCAGGCCACCCCCCGGGTGCGGATGACGAGGTCGCACTCGACGCCGTCTTCGCAGCGGAGCATGGCCTCGCCATCGGGGACCAGCTGCCCGTCCTCGGCCACACCATGAGGGTGGTCGCGCTGACCGACGACACCACCATGTTCATGACACCACTGCTCTTCACGACCACGGACGCGATGACCGGCATGCTGCGCGCCTCCGGCACCACTGGGAGCGTCTTGGTGAGCCTGAGCCCGCACGCCGACCCGGTAGCGATCACCGGGCAGCTGACCCGGTCCGGGCTGACCGTGCGCACCCCGGCCCAGCTGCACGAGGCCGCGCTCACCCTCGCCACCCGGATCTACGGGGCCCCCGTGCGGCTCATGGTCGCCGTGGCCTTCGTCGCCGGGACGCTCATCGTCGCGCTCGTCGCGCACACGCGCGTCACCGAGCAACAGCGGGACCTCGGCATCCTCAAAGCGATGGGCGCCTCGCCGGGACGGCTGCGTCGCATCGCCGTCGGCGAGACCGCCGCCCTGACCGGGCTCGGGGCCTTGGCGGCACTGTTGCTGATGGCCGTCGCTCGGCAGGTGATCTCCTGGTGGTGGCCCGCGTTCCCGGTGGCCGTCACCATCCCGACGGTGGTCGCCACCGCCGCCGCCGCTGTCGTGATGGCCCTGCTCGCTGCCTGGCTGCCCGCCCGCCGCCTGGCCCGCCTCGACCCGGCCACCGCCTTCCGGAGTCGGTGA
- a CDS encoding MFS transporter has protein sequence MTPATADAVGLRSERGPILLALMVSTGLIAIDATILATAVPSIVRDLGGFSQFPWLFSVYLLAQAVSVPLYAKLADTLGRKPIMLLGIGLFLLGSVLCGLAWGMPALIAFRALQGLGAGAVQPMAITIAGDIYTVAERAKAQGYIASVWAMSSVIGPTLGGVFSQLGIWRWIFFVNVPLCLLAGALIVRNFNESVTRRRHRIDYLGAGLLTVGMTLVILGVLEGGQAWAWGSPTSLAVFGVGGLLLALFVPVERRATEPVLPLWVLSRRLLATTTFLALGIGVILIGLTSFVPTYLENSLGVSPLVSGLALAALTLGWPLAATFSGRLLYLRYGFRPTVLVGMALVLAGSGALALFAQTPSVALVAVTCYVTGMGMGLVATPSLIAAQASVAWRERGVATGTNMFARSIGSAVGAAVFGAVANAVIAASGRPETDPGTATDAGAAVFIAVFAAAALTVVAAALMPSVSAQEVQPRAEEHPQERPREGAETEAEVA, from the coding sequence GTGACTCCAGCGACCGCAGACGCCGTCGGACTGCGGTCCGAGCGGGGGCCGATCCTGCTCGCCCTGATGGTCTCGACCGGGCTGATCGCCATCGACGCCACCATCCTGGCCACGGCCGTGCCGTCGATCGTGCGCGACCTCGGCGGCTTCTCGCAGTTCCCCTGGCTGTTCTCGGTCTACCTGCTGGCGCAGGCCGTCTCGGTGCCGCTCTACGCCAAGCTCGCCGACACCCTCGGGCGCAAGCCGATCATGCTGCTCGGCATCGGCCTGTTCCTGCTCGGCTCGGTGCTGTGTGGCCTCGCCTGGGGCATGCCGGCGCTGATCGCCTTCCGGGCGCTGCAGGGCCTGGGCGCCGGTGCGGTGCAGCCGATGGCCATCACCATCGCCGGCGACATCTACACCGTGGCCGAGCGGGCCAAGGCGCAGGGCTACATCGCGAGCGTCTGGGCCATGTCGTCGGTCATCGGCCCGACCCTCGGCGGCGTCTTCTCGCAGCTCGGCATCTGGCGCTGGATCTTCTTCGTCAACGTCCCGCTCTGCCTCTTGGCCGGCGCGCTGATCGTGCGGAACTTCAACGAGAGCGTCACCCGGCGCCGGCACCGGATCGACTACCTCGGCGCCGGGCTGCTCACGGTGGGCATGACCCTGGTCATCCTCGGCGTGCTCGAGGGTGGCCAGGCCTGGGCGTGGGGCTCGCCGACCAGCCTGGCGGTCTTCGGTGTCGGCGGCCTGCTGCTGGCGCTGTTCGTGCCCGTCGAGCGCCGGGCCACCGAGCCGGTGCTGCCGCTCTGGGTGCTGAGCCGCCGGCTCCTGGCGACGACGACGTTCCTCGCCCTGGGCATCGGCGTCATCCTCATCGGCCTGACGTCCTTCGTGCCGACCTACCTCGAGAACTCCCTCGGCGTCAGCCCCCTGGTCAGCGGCCTCGCCCTGGCTGCGCTCACGCTGGGCTGGCCACTGGCCGCGACCTTCTCCGGGCGCCTGCTCTACCTGCGTTACGGGTTCCGCCCCACCGTGCTGGTCGGGATGGCGCTGGTCCTGGCCGGCTCCGGCGCCCTCGCCCTGTTCGCCCAGACGCCATCGGTGGCGCTCGTCGCCGTGACCTGCTACGTGACCGGCATGGGCATGGGCCTCGTCGCGACCCCCTCGCTCATCGCCGCCCAGGCAAGCGTGGCCTGGCGCGAGCGGGGCGTGGCCACCGGCACCAACATGTTCGCCCGGTCCATCGGCAGCGCGGTCGGAGCGGCCGTATTCGGCGCGGTCGCCAACGCGGTCATCGCCGCGTCGGGCCGGCCCGAGACCGACCCCGGCACCGCCACCGACGCTGGCGCGGCGGTCTTCATCGCCGTCTTCGCCGCCGCCGCGCTCACCGTCGTGGCTGCAGCGCTCATGCCGTCGGTGAGCGCGCAGGAGGTGCAGCCGCGGGCTGAGGAACACCCTCAGGAGCGCCCCCGGGAGGGCGCCGAAACAGAGGCCGAGGTCGCCTGA
- a CDS encoding DedA family protein, translated as MNAVIEHLLGAPAWVVYLVVGLVVFAEDALFVGFVLPGETLAILGGATASLGHTHVSAVVAVVVLAAVVGDSAGYEVGRIAGPRLLTLPLLRRHASRLQEAQEVVRRRGGPAIFLGRWTAFFRAVTPALAGMSGMPYRTFLPWNAVGGLAWGAAAVTAGYLAGVSYQRVERWLGAGAAGVVVAVAVVALVVWQVRQRRRGRGAGSPA; from the coding sequence GTGAACGCGGTCATCGAGCACCTGCTGGGCGCACCCGCCTGGGTGGTCTACCTCGTCGTCGGGCTGGTCGTCTTCGCCGAGGACGCCCTCTTCGTGGGCTTCGTACTGCCGGGGGAAACCCTGGCCATCCTCGGCGGGGCCACCGCGAGCCTGGGGCACACCCACGTCAGCGCCGTGGTGGCGGTCGTCGTGCTCGCCGCGGTGGTCGGGGACAGTGCCGGGTACGAGGTGGGGCGGATCGCCGGTCCGCGGCTGCTGACCCTGCCGCTGCTCCGGCGGCATGCGTCGCGGCTGCAGGAGGCGCAGGAGGTGGTCCGTCGCCGTGGGGGCCCGGCGATCTTCCTCGGCCGGTGGACCGCGTTCTTCCGCGCTGTCACCCCAGCGCTCGCAGGGATGTCGGGGATGCCGTACCGCACGTTCCTGCCGTGGAACGCCGTCGGCGGGCTGGCGTGGGGTGCCGCCGCGGTGACCGCCGGCTACCTCGCCGGCGTCTCCTACCAGCGGGTGGAGAGGTGGCTCGGCGCCGGTGCGGCCGGCGTCGTGGTGGCCGTGGCAGTGGTGGCACTGGTGGTGTGGCAGGTGCGCCAGCGCCGTCGAGGACGGGGCGCCGGCAGCCCCGCCTGA
- a CDS encoding nucleoside deaminase — translation MGRALELATAAAASGDVPVGAVVVSPVGEVIGEGSNLREAEGDPTAHAEVVALRVAARHTGEWRLEDCTLVVTLEPCPMCAGALLLSRISTLVLGAWDPKMGACGSVWDIVRDRRATHRVEVVGGVREAECSQVLLDFFAAHR, via the coding sequence ATGGGTCGTGCGCTCGAGCTCGCCACCGCGGCCGCCGCCTCCGGTGACGTGCCGGTGGGGGCCGTGGTGGTCTCCCCGGTGGGGGAGGTCATCGGCGAGGGCAGCAACCTGCGCGAGGCCGAGGGCGACCCCACCGCGCACGCGGAGGTGGTGGCGCTGCGGGTGGCCGCGCGGCATACAGGCGAGTGGCGTCTGGAGGACTGCACGCTGGTGGTGACCCTCGAGCCCTGCCCCATGTGCGCCGGAGCACTGCTCCTCTCACGCATCTCGACCCTGGTGCTCGGCGCCTGGGACCCCAAGATGGGGGCCTGCGGCTCGGTGTGGGACATCGTGCGCGACCGTCGGGCGACCCACCGCGTCGAGGTCGTCGGCGGGGTCCGGGAGGCCGAGTGCTCGCAGGTGCTGCTCGACTTCTTCGCGGCGCACCGGTGA
- the upp gene encoding uracil phosphoribosyltransferase: MRVHVADHPLIAHKLTYLRDKRTDSPTFRRLAEELVTLLAYEATREVRVEPFEIETPVAPTTGIKLSTPKPLVVPILRAGLGMLEGMVRLLPSAEVGFLGMQRNEETLEAITYANRLPDDLKGRQCYVLDPMLATGGTLAMTIRYLVERGADDITAVTLLAAPEGIKHLEDEIADLNVPVQLVTGAVDERLNEHGYIVPGLGDAGDRLYGLV; the protein is encoded by the coding sequence ATGCGTGTCCACGTCGCCGACCACCCGCTCATCGCCCACAAGCTGACCTACCTGCGCGACAAGCGGACGGACTCCCCGACCTTCCGCCGCCTGGCCGAGGAGCTGGTGACCCTGCTGGCCTACGAGGCCACGCGGGAGGTGCGCGTGGAGCCGTTCGAGATCGAGACCCCCGTGGCCCCGACGACCGGCATCAAGCTCAGCACCCCGAAGCCGCTGGTCGTGCCGATCCTGAGGGCGGGCCTGGGCATGCTCGAGGGCATGGTCCGGCTGCTGCCGAGCGCCGAGGTCGGGTTCCTCGGGATGCAGCGCAACGAGGAGACCCTCGAGGCCATCACCTACGCCAACCGCCTGCCCGACGACCTCAAGGGTCGGCAGTGCTACGTGCTCGACCCGATGCTCGCCACCGGCGGCACCTTGGCGATGACGATCCGCTACCTCGTCGAGCGCGGCGCCGACGACATCACCGCGGTCACCCTGCTCGCGGCTCCCGAGGGCATCAAGCACCTCGAGGACGAGATCGCCGACCTCAACGTGCCGGTGCAGCTGGTCACCGGCGCTGTCGACGAGCGCCTCAACGAGCACGGCTACATCGTCCCGGGCCTCGGCGACGCCGGCGACCGTCTGTACGGCCTGGTCTGA
- a CDS encoding PH domain-containing protein yields the protein MARSLTSPNRELDRYLLDGERLVTAVHRHWGKVAEPVATALASGVLVLWVDATIPARFGLVSTLLWWAWFAVVGRTAYRVAEWRHDWFVATDKRLLLFYGFITRKVSMMPLSKVTDMSYTRSIPGRILGYGRFVMESAGQDQALREVNWVPSPDTNYRAICTEIFRLADRRYQDAPRHEARVEAAPDPAVPASSLPSPYDGWDDERHSTAIRVETPRPPTGESLYRSPDRRTGGRVDRDADTGPIPQLPPRDRWDDERR from the coding sequence GTGGCCCGCAGCCTGACGAGCCCGAACCGCGAGCTGGACCGCTACCTGCTCGACGGCGAGCGGCTCGTCACGGCGGTGCACCGGCACTGGGGCAAGGTGGCCGAACCGGTGGCCACCGCCCTGGCGTCCGGCGTCCTCGTGCTGTGGGTGGACGCCACCATCCCGGCCCGGTTCGGGCTGGTGAGCACGCTCCTGTGGTGGGCCTGGTTCGCGGTCGTCGGCCGCACGGCCTACCGGGTCGCCGAGTGGCGCCACGACTGGTTCGTCGCCACCGACAAGCGGCTGCTGCTCTTCTACGGCTTCATCACCCGCAAGGTCTCGATGATGCCGCTGTCCAAGGTCACCGACATGTCCTACACCCGGTCGATCCCCGGCCGGATCCTCGGCTACGGCCGGTTCGTCATGGAGAGCGCGGGGCAGGACCAGGCCCTCCGCGAGGTCAACTGGGTGCCCAGCCCCGACACCAACTACCGGGCGATCTGCACCGAGATCTTCCGCCTGGCCGACCGCCGCTACCAGGACGCACCCCGCCACGAGGCGAGGGTCGAGGCGGCGCCGGACCCCGCAGTCCCCGCCTCCTCACTGCCCTCCCCGTATGACGGGTGGGACGACGAGCGCCACTCCACCGCCATCCGCGTGGAGACCCCGCGACCCCCCACCGGCGAGTCGCTCTACCGCAGCCCCGACCGGCGCACGGGTGGGCGCGTCGACCGCGACGCCGACACCGGCCCCATCCCCCAACTCCCGCCGCGCGACCGCTGGGACGACGAACGCCGCTGA
- a CDS encoding amino acid permease, translating to MSLMRTKSVEQSIRETDEPEYQLKKRLSATDLTVFGVGVIIGAGIFTVTGRAALEYAGPSIIISFVVGAICCGLAALCYAEFASTVPVSGSAYTFSYASLGELVAWIIGWDLLLELMLGASVVAQGWSQYAELFLSQLGFTWPEAVGPGSRFDLLAFLLVALITLLVSAGIKESMRVNLVLVAIKVFIVLFVIVAGIGFVNRANYSPFIPPSQPTAAEEGLTAPLIQVLFGIEPSTFGTLGIITGASIVFFAYIGFDVVATTAEEAKNPQRDLPIGIIASLVICTLLYMGVAAVITGMVPYDQIDPKAALASAFESVGKDGYATLIAAGAVAGLTTVIMTLLIGATRVVFAMSRDWLLPPALGKTNVKTGTPLRITLTLGAFIALVASLTPIGKLEEMVNIGTLAAFTLVSIAVVILRRRRPDLKRAFRVPLVPVLPIVSALICFYLMLNLSVETWLRFIIWMAIGIVIYFAYSYRSSRLHGRAKEGRLPSMTGT from the coding sequence GTGAGCCTGATGCGCACGAAGTCCGTCGAGCAGTCCATCAGGGAGACCGACGAGCCGGAGTACCAGCTGAAGAAGCGGCTCTCCGCCACGGACCTGACGGTCTTCGGCGTCGGCGTCATCATCGGTGCCGGCATCTTCACCGTCACGGGCCGCGCCGCGCTGGAGTACGCCGGCCCGTCGATCATCATCTCGTTCGTCGTCGGAGCGATCTGCTGCGGCCTGGCGGCTCTGTGCTACGCCGAGTTCGCCTCGACCGTGCCGGTGTCGGGGTCGGCGTACACGTTCTCCTACGCCTCGCTCGGCGAGCTGGTCGCGTGGATCATCGGCTGGGACCTGCTGCTCGAGCTCATGCTGGGCGCCAGCGTCGTGGCGCAGGGCTGGTCGCAGTACGCCGAGCTGTTCCTCAGCCAGCTCGGCTTCACCTGGCCCGAGGCGGTCGGACCCGGCTCGAGGTTCGACCTGCTGGCCTTCCTCCTCGTCGCGCTGATCACGCTGCTGGTCTCGGCCGGCATCAAGGAGTCGATGCGGGTCAACCTGGTGCTCGTCGCGATCAAGGTCTTCATCGTGCTGTTCGTGATCGTCGCGGGCATCGGCTTCGTCAACCGGGCCAACTACAGCCCGTTCATCCCGCCGTCGCAGCCCACGGCCGCCGAGGAGGGCCTGACCGCACCGCTCATCCAGGTGCTCTTCGGCATCGAGCCGTCGACCTTCGGCACTCTCGGCATCATCACCGGCGCCTCGATCGTCTTCTTCGCCTACATCGGCTTCGACGTCGTCGCCACCACGGCCGAGGAGGCCAAGAACCCCCAGCGCGACCTGCCGATCGGCATCATCGCCTCGCTGGTCATCTGCACCCTGCTCTACATGGGCGTCGCCGCCGTCATCACCGGCATGGTCCCCTACGACCAGATCGACCCCAAGGCGGCGCTGGCCTCGGCCTTCGAGTCGGTGGGCAAGGACGGCTACGCCACCCTCATCGCCGCGGGGGCCGTCGCGGGCCTGACCACCGTCATCATGACGCTGCTCATCGGTGCCACCCGTGTGGTGTTCGCGATGAGCCGCGACTGGCTGCTGCCGCCGGCGCTCGGCAAGACCAACGTCAAGACCGGCACCCCGCTGCGGATCACCCTGACCCTCGGCGCGTTCATCGCACTCGTGGCGTCGCTGACCCCCATCGGCAAGCTCGAGGAGATGGTCAACATCGGCACCCTCGCGGCGTTCACGCTGGTGTCGATCGCCGTGGTCATCCTGCGGCGCCGGCGGCCCGACCTCAAGCGGGCCTTCCGTGTGCCCCTGGTGCCGGTGCTGCCGATCGTCTCGGCGCTGATCTGCTTCTACCTGATGCTCAACCTCAGCGTGGAGACCTGGCTGCGCTTCATCATCTGGATGGCCATCGGCATCGTCATCTACTTCGCCTACTCCTACCGCAGCAGCCGCCTGCACGGGCGCGCGAAGGAGGGCCGCCTGCCCAGCATGACCGGCACCTGA
- a CDS encoding SRPBCC family protein yields the protein MTMHIEAPVETVFGYFKDPMALADLTTLDIEYDEVKETEEGTGTYFSWHSKIAGIPFEGFEVYTDVVPNQHITEKSSQAVMGTWDYTFEPEGTGTKVTMERHPRSFWRLPPLAYVGDLVTARMTASFVPRVKERIEAAAR from the coding sequence ATGACCATGCACATCGAGGCGCCGGTCGAGACCGTCTTCGGCTACTTCAAGGACCCGATGGCCCTGGCAGACCTCACCACGCTGGACATCGAGTACGACGAGGTGAAGGAGACCGAGGAGGGCACCGGCACCTACTTCAGCTGGCACTCCAAGATCGCCGGCATCCCGTTCGAGGGCTTTGAGGTCTACACCGACGTCGTGCCGAACCAGCACATCACCGAGAAGTCCTCCCAAGCCGTGATGGGCACCTGGGACTACACCTTCGAGCCCGAGGGCACGGGCACCAAGGTGACCATGGAGCGCCACCCGCGGTCGTTCTGGCGACTTCCCCCGCTGGCCTACGTGGGGGACCTCGTGACCGCCCGCATGACCGCGTCCTTCGTACCCAGGGTGAAGGAGCGCATCGAGGCCGCCGCCCGCTAG